A genomic stretch from Edaphobacter aggregans includes:
- a CDS encoding TolC family protein, with protein MQAAASIALLLMSVSTQPGMAQQTTPQTQTSPTAPAPPQAVATDTTGTPGLPQAPAPTPTQPLFLRDTPIDYTQPKSHFWNPIAPYTATDVPAPMLQNTPRLDSLLRDGKIYLSLSDAVTLALENNYDIAIARINLDIADTDILRTRAGGTIRGVSTGLVTNTIGGTTQTITSGGGPGGTSSGAGGGASGASGIVLSTNGGGPLPESLDPILTGTLQYEAANTPQSTTFITGTNTLNQNTGTYNFGYQQGFLTGTLFNVTFNNSRTTTNSFRSNYSPQLNTIFQAKVSQHLLQGFGLALNRRLIVQAKNNRQITDSSFRQQLLFTVTQVESIYWGLVSAYEDEQAKERALTQSTQLSADNRKQLEIGTLAPLDVVNSDSAVATDKQALVASQTNLEYQQLLMKQAIARNLNDPQLSNAPVIPTDRVALNRLPEEDLPVEDLVKQAYSNNPQIEQAVLNMSNNQITIKAFKNGLLPTVDAYAFYGGSGLGGAQNPALQCTDSTGTSIIPCPPNVVQHTGYGDVFTNAFNNSFPDKGVGVSINIPLRNRVAQADQARSQMEYRQSQMRLQQLYTQIRIQVINGQFALTNDRAQVQAAQAARDFAAQSLDAEEKKYKLGASTTALVLQQQRNLAAADNNLISATAAYAKDRVALGQLLSNILDKYGIDIKQAATGNITQSAVVPGLTTPKAPEAPKPLSSTPTPPQQ; from the coding sequence ATGCAGGCAGCTGCGAGCATCGCATTGCTGCTAATGAGCGTTAGCACGCAGCCGGGAATGGCGCAGCAGACAACCCCACAGACACAGACGAGCCCAACGGCACCTGCTCCCCCACAGGCTGTGGCGACCGATACGACGGGGACGCCCGGGCTGCCACAGGCTCCGGCGCCGACGCCGACCCAGCCGCTGTTCCTGCGTGACACGCCCATCGATTACACGCAGCCCAAGAGCCACTTCTGGAATCCGATCGCTCCTTACACGGCGACCGATGTGCCGGCGCCGATGCTGCAGAATACACCCCGGCTGGATTCTCTTTTGAGAGACGGGAAGATCTATCTGAGTTTGTCGGATGCGGTGACGCTGGCGCTCGAGAATAACTACGACATCGCGATTGCGCGCATCAATCTGGACATTGCTGATACAGATATTTTGCGGACCAGGGCTGGCGGAACGATTCGCGGTGTATCGACGGGACTGGTGACCAATACGATTGGCGGCACGACCCAGACGATCACATCCGGCGGCGGACCAGGCGGAACGTCGAGTGGAGCGGGCGGTGGCGCATCGGGTGCGTCGGGCATCGTTTTGAGTACAAACGGCGGCGGACCGCTTCCTGAGAGCCTGGATCCGATTCTGACTGGAACCTTGCAGTATGAGGCAGCGAATACTCCGCAGTCTACGACCTTCATTACCGGTACGAACACGCTGAACCAGAACACGGGAACGTATAACTTTGGCTATCAGCAGGGTTTTCTGACTGGAACGTTGTTCAACGTTACGTTCAACAACAGTCGGACGACGACGAACAGCTTCCGATCGAACTACAGCCCGCAGCTGAACACGATCTTTCAGGCCAAGGTATCGCAGCATCTGCTTCAGGGATTTGGCCTTGCTCTTAACAGAAGACTGATTGTGCAGGCGAAGAATAACCGGCAGATTACGGATTCGTCGTTCCGTCAGCAGCTTCTATTTACTGTGACCCAGGTGGAGAGCATCTACTGGGGCCTGGTGAGCGCTTATGAAGATGAACAGGCGAAGGAGCGGGCACTGACGCAATCGACACAGTTGTCCGCCGACAACCGCAAGCAGTTGGAGATTGGAACACTGGCACCGCTGGATGTCGTGAACTCCGACAGTGCGGTGGCGACCGACAAGCAGGCATTGGTGGCCTCGCAGACGAACCTCGAGTATCAGCAGTTGCTGATGAAGCAGGCGATCGCGCGGAACCTGAACGATCCGCAACTCTCGAACGCTCCGGTCATTCCGACCGACCGTGTGGCACTCAATCGGCTTCCGGAAGAAGACTTGCCTGTGGAAGACCTGGTGAAGCAGGCTTATTCGAACAATCCGCAGATCGAACAGGCCGTGCTGAACATGAGCAACAATCAGATCACGATCAAGGCCTTCAAAAACGGTTTGTTGCCGACTGTGGATGCGTACGCGTTCTATGGTGGTTCGGGTCTGGGCGGCGCGCAAAATCCGGCACTGCAGTGCACGGATTCAACCGGTACGTCGATTATTCCTTGCCCTCCGAATGTTGTTCAACACACCGGCTATGGAGATGTGTTCACGAATGCATTCAACAACTCATTTCCGGACAAGGGCGTTGGTGTGAGCATCAATATTCCGCTGCGGAACCGGGTTGCGCAGGCCGATCAGGCGCGGTCGCAGATGGAGTACCGGCAGTCGCAGATGCGGTTGCAGCAGCTTTATACGCAGATTCGGATTCAGGTCATCAACGGGCAGTTTGCACTGACCAACGACCGGGCGCAGGTGCAGGCAGCTCAGGCGGCTCGCGACTTTGCGGCGCAGAGCCTGGATGCGGAAGAGAAGAAGTACAAGCTGGGAGCTTCAACAACAGCGCTGGTGCTGCAGCAACAGAGGAATCTGGCGGCGGCGGACAATAACCTGATCTCGGCTACGGCAGCTTATGCGAAGGACCGGGTTGCGCTGGGCCAGTTGCTGTCGAACATCCTGGATAAATATGGGATCGACATCAAGCAGGCTGCAACTGGGAACATCACGCAGTCAGCGGTGGTTCCTGGTCTGACGACACCGAAGGCCCCGGAGGCTCCGAAGCCGCTGTCTTCGACGCCTACGCCTCCTCAGCAGTAA
- a CDS encoding AAA family ATPase — translation MLRVNSNLVVITGGPGTGKTTVLQELERRGFACVAEVARQIILEQVHARGDALPWANTERYCELMLKRSVDSFLKHDPAYAITFCDRGIPDTLCYARLIRSPRESEILEACRVNRYASRVFLAPPWREIYETDAERKQTYEDAVRTYEQMKLAYQDCGYELGEIPRLDTASRADFILDHLPG, via the coding sequence ATGCTACGAGTGAATTCCAACCTGGTGGTTATCACGGGAGGACCCGGAACAGGGAAGACGACGGTCCTCCAAGAGTTGGAACGGCGAGGTTTTGCCTGTGTCGCGGAGGTGGCGCGACAAATCATTCTGGAGCAGGTGCATGCCAGAGGCGACGCGCTTCCGTGGGCGAACACGGAACGGTATTGCGAGTTGATGCTGAAGCGCTCCGTTGATTCGTTTCTGAAACATGATCCTGCGTATGCGATCACGTTTTGCGATCGAGGAATTCCGGACACGCTTTGTTATGCGCGTTTGATCCGGTCTCCGCGGGAGAGTGAGATTCTGGAGGCCTGCCGGGTAAACAGATATGCCAGCAGGGTGTTTCTGGCTCCGCCATGGCGGGAGATTTACGAGACCGATGCAGAACGTAAACAGACCTATGAGGACGCCGTGCGGACATACGAGCAGATGAAGCTGGCTTATCAGGATTGCGGCTATGAGTTAGGCGAGATTCCCCGGCTTGATACTGCGAGTCGCGCTGACTTCATTCTGGATCATTTGCCTGGATGA
- a CDS encoding thioredoxin domain-containing protein, whose amino-acid sequence MATERVVSEEQGSEHLNALAKAASAYLRSAKHQPVEWQQWGEEAFAQAEAEDKPILLDIGAVWCHWCHVMDRESYEDAETAKVINDHFVAVKVDRDERPDVDTRYQAAVSAISGQGGWPLTAFLTPDGKPFFGGTYFPPEDRHGRPSFRRVLLTMAEAFQDRRSEVDESAGSVMRAIEHNESFMGRSGNPGPELVAKLVSSALKQFDARSGGFGSQPKFPHSGAIDLLLDSASRVSSGAGAESAKTAAMVTLQKMSRGGIYDHLAGGFHRYSVDDRWVVPHFEKMSYDNSELLKNYVHAFQTFVDPECARVAREMIQWIDEWLSDRERGGFYASQDADYSLDDDGDYFTWTRDEAAEVLTGEELAVASAYYDIGEIGDMHHNPAKNVLHVRGTLEGVAKSNGISLDEAKGLLASAKAKLYAARLKRPTPYVDKTIYVAWNGMMISAYLEAGRVLDMPEVRAFALKSLDRVLEGAWHASTGMAHVVAYGETGVAGARVAGVLDDYVALGHAALDAWEATGEMRYYTVAEEIAQSAVARFYDPVGLGFFDTDAPADGEQRLGALTARRKPLQDSPTPAGNSVAAALLLRLEALNGREDYAVKALETLETFAGVVEHFGLYAASYGLALQRMVQRSVQVCVIGDDAAARRLETVALARYAVNKSVIRLRRDQMGALPPMLAETLPHLPGLQEGSVAVVCSSKGCLPPVRTADELIEAMNQSL is encoded by the coding sequence ATGGCTACAGAGCGGGTTGTGAGTGAAGAACAGGGTAGCGAGCATTTGAATGCGCTGGCGAAGGCGGCTTCGGCGTATCTGCGGTCAGCGAAGCATCAGCCGGTGGAGTGGCAGCAGTGGGGTGAAGAGGCGTTTGCCCAGGCGGAGGCGGAGGATAAGCCGATCCTGCTGGATATCGGCGCGGTGTGGTGTCACTGGTGCCACGTGATGGATCGCGAGTCGTATGAGGATGCAGAGACGGCGAAGGTGATCAACGACCACTTTGTTGCGGTGAAGGTGGATCGGGACGAGCGGCCGGATGTGGATACGCGGTATCAGGCGGCGGTGTCGGCGATCAGTGGGCAGGGCGGTTGGCCTTTGACGGCTTTTTTGACACCGGATGGGAAGCCTTTCTTTGGGGGGACTTATTTCCCGCCGGAGGATCGGCATGGGCGGCCTAGCTTTCGGCGAGTGCTGCTGACGATGGCCGAGGCTTTTCAGGATCGGCGGAGCGAGGTGGATGAGTCGGCCGGTAGCGTGATGCGGGCGATTGAACATAATGAGTCGTTCATGGGGAGGAGCGGGAATCCGGGGCCGGAGCTGGTGGCTAAGCTGGTGTCGTCGGCGCTGAAGCAGTTTGATGCGCGGTCGGGCGGGTTTGGGTCGCAGCCGAAGTTTCCGCATTCGGGGGCGATTGATCTGCTGCTGGATTCGGCTTCGCGGGTGTCGAGTGGTGCGGGAGCGGAGTCGGCGAAGACGGCGGCGATGGTGACCCTGCAGAAGATGTCCAGGGGCGGGATCTATGATCATCTGGCTGGTGGGTTTCATCGGTATTCGGTGGATGACCGCTGGGTGGTGCCCCACTTCGAGAAGATGTCGTACGACAACAGCGAGTTGCTGAAGAACTATGTCCATGCCTTCCAGACGTTTGTAGATCCGGAGTGTGCACGGGTGGCTCGCGAGATGATTCAGTGGATCGATGAATGGTTGAGTGATCGAGAGCGTGGCGGGTTCTATGCTTCGCAGGATGCAGACTACTCGCTGGATGATGACGGGGACTACTTTACGTGGACGCGGGATGAGGCGGCGGAGGTTTTGACCGGCGAGGAGTTGGCGGTCGCGAGTGCTTATTACGACATCGGTGAGATTGGGGACATGCATCACAATCCGGCGAAGAATGTGCTGCATGTGCGGGGAACGCTGGAGGGCGTTGCGAAGTCGAACGGGATCTCGCTGGATGAAGCGAAAGGCCTGCTGGCTTCGGCAAAGGCGAAGTTGTATGCGGCGCGGCTTAAGCGGCCTACTCCTTATGTAGACAAGACGATTTATGTGGCGTGGAACGGGATGATGATCTCGGCTTATCTGGAGGCGGGACGGGTGCTGGATATGCCGGAGGTTCGAGCGTTTGCGCTGAAGTCTCTGGATCGCGTGCTTGAGGGTGCGTGGCACGCTTCGACCGGAATGGCGCATGTGGTTGCGTATGGCGAGACTGGTGTTGCGGGTGCGCGGGTGGCGGGCGTGCTTGATGACTATGTGGCGCTCGGTCATGCAGCGCTGGATGCGTGGGAAGCGACCGGGGAGATGCGGTATTACACGGTCGCTGAAGAGATTGCGCAGAGTGCAGTGGCTCGGTTCTACGATCCGGTGGGACTGGGGTTCTTCGATACCGATGCCCCAGCAGATGGTGAGCAGAGACTGGGTGCGCTGACGGCGAGGAGGAAGCCGCTGCAGGATTCGCCTACGCCGGCTGGGAATTCGGTTGCGGCGGCTTTGCTGTTGCGGCTTGAGGCTTTGAATGGGCGCGAGGACTATGCGGTGAAGGCGCTTGAGACGCTGGAGACGTTCGCTGGCGTGGTGGAGCACTTTGGGCTATATGCGGCGAGTTATGGGCTGGCGTTGCAGCGGATGGTGCAGCGGTCGGTGCAGGTTTGTGTGATTGGAGACGATGCGGCAGCGCGGCGGCTGGAGACTGTGGCGTTGGCGCGGTATGCGGTCAACAAGAGCGTAATTCGTCTGCGGCGGGACCAGATGGGAGCGCTACCGCCGATGCTGGCTGAGACGCTGCCTCACCTACCGGGGCTGCAGGAGGGGAGTGTGGCGGTCGTTTGCAGTAGCAAGGGATGTTTGCCGCCGGTGCGGACCGCCGATGAGTTGATTGAGGCTATGAATCAGTCGTTGTAA